From Enterococcus wangshanyuanii, the proteins below share one genomic window:
- a CDS encoding winged helix-turn-helix transcriptional regulator, protein MNTRKKRVAKFIQANPTATNQEIAQELDINENSVKAYISQLKRDNFIKVKQDTDGRKIETLDEYEAENINSATAQKIEIKKEAYTKLLNRYMDDFDLTDDIDIHLKLGNSILRILDNL, encoded by the coding sequence ATGAATACAAGAAAGAAACGGGTAGCGAAATTCATTCAAGCTAATCCGACTGCGACCAATCAAGAAATTGCACAAGAATTGGACATTAATGAAAATTCTGTAAAAGCGTACATCAGCCAGTTGAAGCGAGATAACTTTATCAAGGTAAAACAAGATACAGATGGTCGTAAAATCGAAACGCTCGACGAATATGAGGCGGAAAATATAAATTCTGCTACCGCGCAGAAGATTGAGATCAAAAAAGAGGCATATACAAAATTATTAAATCGTTACATGGATGACTTTGATTTAACAGATGATATCGACATCCATTTAAAACTAGGTAATTCTATTTTGCGAATTTTAGATAATTTATAA
- a CDS encoding terminase small subunit, which translates to MAKLTEKQRAFAEEYVLNFGNGTQAAIKAGYSKKTARVIAKENLTKPNIQDYIKKITAQANQERIMSVEEALSISASIARGQPQKYEFQEFDPETNEVVSAEKKAFSAGIKERNQALEHIYKANMVFEKPEDSNKNADAIEWAEMVAEAEKELGAADG; encoded by the coding sequence ATGGCGAAGTTGACAGAAAAACAAAGGGCTTTTGCTGAAGAGTATGTATTGAATTTCGGTAACGGAACGCAAGCAGCAATTAAAGCAGGGTATTCCAAAAAGACCGCAAGAGTAATAGCGAAAGAAAACCTTACAAAACCTAACATTCAAGATTACATTAAAAAAATCACTGCTCAAGCGAATCAAGAACGAATAATGAGTGTTGAAGAAGCTCTTTCTATTTCTGCATCAATAGCACGTGGTCAGCCTCAAAAGTATGAATTTCAAGAATTCGATCCGGAAACGAATGAAGTTGTGAGCGCAGAGAAAAAAGCTTTTTCTGCTGGCATCAAGGAGCGAAACCAAGCGCTTGAGCATATTTATAAAGCGAATATGGTGTTTGAGAAGCCAGAAGATAGTAATAAGAATGCAGACGCTATCGAATGGGCTGAAATGGTTGCAGAAGCTGAAAAAGAACTAGGTGCTGCAGATGGATAA
- a CDS encoding ATP-dependent DNA helicase: MKNYSKALQENIKSTYTYAFVKNTKNYNGRADRYNPVDFFDQLLEVENPFMVFMELDRYAFKNAKNAIVRYGINYTEEQERAAKVFVDVTTKMQQTRSDIVALHIDDLKGTGVVLYEEPYYLTTKDTLYVAKSIRSLPRNKLTFNQVYDQHLNISKEQREALETCVKHQFSCLVGGAGTGKSFVTAEIIKQLELNGKHVAVLAPTHKAREALQSKIKGSKVKVQTIHSFVYNPANCDAIVIDESGMLSTPLFAKLMRIYDQQQLIFVGDKNQLEPIEYGRPFERLQEIFKTAELKENWRSESADIIALGREILGIPQNSNMPMPNIEVVSDSDEAFKRGAEVALSFTNHNVKVINEQQRVKHGSVTVSPNFSINDMIVAKTNEKDRFYNGQIFQIISAYSAKKKDSEEIITFKNQKDLENNFDLAYGLTIHKSQGSEWDVVAYQPSENDYQNLAYVAVTRARKKLIIIGDAIKTNYKPNREWRHIE, encoded by the coding sequence ATGAAGAACTATTCAAAAGCATTACAAGAAAATATTAAAAGTACGTATACTTATGCCTTTGTCAAGAACACAAAAAATTATAATGGACGAGCCGATCGATACAACCCGGTTGATTTCTTTGATCAGCTCTTGGAAGTAGAAAATCCGTTCATGGTTTTTATGGAACTTGACAGGTACGCGTTCAAAAATGCTAAAAATGCAATCGTGCGATATGGAATTAATTATACTGAAGAACAAGAAAGAGCAGCTAAAGTTTTCGTTGATGTTACTACAAAGATGCAACAAACAAGGAGTGATATCGTAGCCCTTCACATCGATGATTTGAAAGGAACTGGTGTTGTCTTATATGAAGAACCATATTATCTAACGACAAAAGACACACTTTATGTTGCAAAATCGATCCGGAGTCTTCCTCGAAACAAATTAACATTTAATCAGGTATATGACCAACACTTGAATATAAGTAAAGAACAACGAGAAGCTTTGGAAACTTGTGTAAAACATCAATTTTCATGTTTGGTTGGTGGAGCCGGAACTGGAAAGAGCTTTGTGACTGCAGAAATAATCAAGCAGTTGGAATTGAATGGAAAGCATGTGGCTGTGCTGGCGCCTACTCATAAAGCAAGAGAGGCATTACAGTCAAAAATAAAGGGGAGTAAAGTAAAAGTTCAGACAATCCACAGTTTTGTTTATAATCCCGCAAATTGTGATGCAATCGTAATCGATGAAAGCGGCATGTTATCAACCCCATTATTTGCTAAATTAATGCGAATCTATGATCAGCAGCAGCTAATTTTTGTTGGGGATAAAAACCAACTTGAACCAATTGAGTACGGTCGTCCTTTTGAACGTCTGCAAGAAATTTTCAAAACGGCTGAGTTAAAAGAAAACTGGCGGTCTGAATCTGCAGACATCATCGCATTGGGAAGAGAAATATTAGGTATTCCACAAAATTCCAATATGCCAATGCCAAATATAGAGGTCGTAAGTGATTCAGATGAAGCATTCAAAAGAGGGGCAGAAGTAGCATTATCCTTTACGAATCATAATGTCAAAGTGATCAATGAACAGCAACGAGTCAAACATGGTTCGGTCACTGTATCACCTAATTTTAGTATCAATGACATGATTGTTGCGAAAACAAACGAAAAAGACCGATTTTACAATGGCCAAATTTTCCAAATCATTTCTGCATATAGTGCCAAAAAGAAAGATAGTGAAGAAATTATCACTTTTAAGAATCAAAAAGATTTAGAAAATAATTTTGATTTAGCTTACGGCTTGACCATTCACAAATCCCAGGGGAGCGAATGGGATGTGGTTGCCTATCAACCAAGTGAAAATGACTATCAAAACTTGGCGTATGTTGCTGTCACTCGGGCTAGAAAAAAACTGATTATCATCGGTGATGCAATAAAAACAAATTATAAGCCTAATCGGGAATGGAGGCATATTGAATGA
- a CDS encoding sigma factor-like helix-turn-helix DNA-binding protein — MYEWLSKYQEWEQKIAVLDWELGTYKNELKRWKDSNDLGKYSLVKESKASKLEDIIESLEYDLALNMNNLYDLKKVIHSFRGIEQHIIRMKYVEGLTLKEIASELGYTYDHIRRKHSKILGKVEFKEKYVILRSKSHKEATDPIEKT; from the coding sequence TTGTACGAATGGTTGAGTAAATACCAGGAATGGGAACAGAAAATAGCTGTGCTCGATTGGGAGCTAGGTACCTATAAAAATGAGCTTAAACGTTGGAAAGATTCTAATGATCTTGGTAAATACTCTCTTGTTAAAGAGTCAAAAGCCAGTAAATTAGAAGATATCATCGAATCTCTTGAATATGATTTAGCTTTGAACATGAATAATCTATATGATTTGAAGAAAGTTATTCATTCGTTCAGAGGTATTGAACAGCACATCATTAGAATGAAATATGTAGAAGGATTGACTCTAAAAGAAATCGCCAGTGAATTAGGGTATACCTATGATCATATAAGAAGAAAACACAGTAAAATACTAGGGAAAGTGGAATTTAAAGAAAAATATGTGATTTTAAGGTCAAAAAGCCACAAAGAAGCCACAGACCCTATTGAAAAAACGTAA
- a CDS encoding crossover junction endodeoxyribonuclease RuvC: MNLIAFDQSTTATGWCVMEMDSSKIVAYGVIRPLGPTNERIREIIKKCMTLCKKFEVTFVYIEGIQVQRNPVVYEVLAKLKGTLEICLEEKGYFVNVVKATEWRKRVGIKNKKRDLVKQEALDMVKDIYKIEPSEDECEAILFAKAFSALDISKGD, from the coding sequence ATGAATCTTATTGCATTTGATCAATCAACAACAGCAACTGGTTGGTGCGTAATGGAAATGGATAGCTCTAAAATTGTAGCTTATGGAGTTATCCGTCCTTTGGGACCGACAAATGAGCGGATACGAGAAATTATAAAAAAGTGCATGACTTTGTGTAAAAAGTTTGAAGTAACGTTTGTTTACATCGAAGGTATTCAAGTACAACGGAATCCAGTAGTCTATGAAGTTTTAGCCAAGTTAAAAGGTACCCTAGAAATATGCTTAGAGGAAAAAGGCTATTTTGTAAATGTGGTCAAAGCAACAGAATGGAGAAAACGTGTTGGCATTAAAAATAAAAAAAGAGACCTTGTGAAACAAGAGGCCCTAGATATGGTAAAAGACATATACAAAATTGAGCCATCAGAAGACGAATGTGAAGCAATCCTTTTTGCCAAAGCATTTTCAGCATTAGATATTAGTAAAGGAGACTGA
- a CDS encoding AAA family ATPase, with protein sequence MAKILKSENINRFDHWTTLVYSEPGKGKTSMVKSLTGRTILFSVDGMYHVLAKLKDIEIHVMDNKKPFDELGDFYRYLLKHSSEFDNVVIDNLSTFQKFWLNEKSTESKSGMPEIKDYGVIDRVLLDFIASLKSLGKNILIFAHEKKVEVTMESGRVYTQFQPDVRNLDAIMGIVPLVGRLVIINNQETQKEERVIVLQPTQTTRAKDQLIGNLQTINQMDLLPILQNTNEKEK encoded by the coding sequence ATGGCTAAAATACTCAAATCAGAGAACATCAATCGGTTTGATCATTGGACTACCTTAGTTTACTCAGAACCTGGTAAAGGCAAAACGAGCATGGTTAAATCATTAACTGGTCGAACGATTCTGTTTTCAGTCGATGGAATGTATCACGTTTTAGCAAAATTAAAAGATATTGAAATCCATGTAATGGACAATAAGAAGCCATTTGATGAGTTAGGCGATTTTTATCGTTACTTATTAAAGCACAGTTCTGAGTTCGATAATGTAGTAATTGACAATTTATCAACTTTCCAAAAGTTTTGGTTGAATGAGAAATCAACTGAATCAAAAAGCGGAATGCCCGAAATTAAAGACTACGGTGTAATTGATCGTGTATTGCTTGATTTTATCGCGAGTTTAAAATCATTAGGTAAAAATATATTGATTTTCGCTCACGAAAAGAAAGTAGAAGTGACGATGGAATCAGGCAGAGTCTACACGCAGTTTCAACCAGACGTCAGGAACCTTGACGCTATTATGGGGATCGTCCCTTTGGTAGGTCGTTTAGTTATTATCAACAATCAAGAAACCCAAAAAGAAGAGCGAGTAATCGTTCTGCAGCCAACACAAACAACCCGAGCAAAAGATCAACTAATCGGTAATTTGCAAACCATTAATCAAATGGATTTGCTTCCAATATTACAAAATACAAATGAGAAGGAGAAATAA
- a CDS encoding helix-turn-helix domain-containing protein, which produces MVKNWTTKEIAYIKKHALLAETNAVLNVDQLAKKLSRPIKSVEMKIYKMRKDGLLPKTDYTKSFEAAGRRFSPDEDKRIIAMYRQNETYKDIGESLGRSEQSISGRIFTLKKNGKIKRNNSQKNWSEKEIQLVIENIQFDENGFVSNYPELTRLIVNKRLTQIQHKVYSLRKENLITVQADRSKTSIRSKKAMDRFNCARFGKRMEEQPVKDNSVQTSVKVETQSKMIQVIMTTTIAGDEKTTSFFTSEGELLAVKQEPTSFADEEGQ; this is translated from the coding sequence ATGGTAAAGAATTGGACCACAAAAGAGATTGCTTATATAAAGAAACATGCTCTATTAGCTGAAACGAATGCTGTTCTTAATGTCGATCAATTGGCCAAGAAGCTTTCACGCCCAATAAAATCAGTTGAAATGAAGATATACAAAATGCGCAAGGATGGTCTATTACCTAAAACAGACTATACAAAATCATTTGAGGCTGCGGGTAGGCGATTTTCTCCTGATGAAGACAAACGAATTATAGCAATGTATAGGCAAAATGAGACCTATAAGGATATTGGAGAAAGTCTTGGAAGATCCGAACAATCTATTTCAGGTAGAATTTTTACACTGAAGAAAAATGGAAAAATTAAGCGGAATAATTCACAGAAAAATTGGTCAGAAAAAGAAATACAACTGGTTATTGAAAATATCCAATTTGACGAAAATGGATTTGTTTCCAACTATCCTGAGTTAACTCGGTTAATCGTCAATAAGCGACTCACTCAAATTCAACATAAGGTTTATAGCCTGAGAAAAGAGAATTTAATCACAGTTCAGGCTGATAGAAGCAAGACCAGTATTAGGTCTAAAAAAGCGATGGATCGTTTCAATTGTGCCAGATTTGGCAAAAGAATGGAGGAGCAACCTGTGAAAGATAATTCAGTTCAAACGAGTGTGAAAGTGGAAACACAGTCAAAAATGATCCAGGTTATCATGACTACCACTATCGCTGGTGATGAAAAAACAACTAGTTTCTTTACATCAGAAGGTGAATTATTAGCAGTAAAACAAGAGCCAACTTCGTTTGCAGACGAAGAAGGCCAATAA
- a CDS encoding PD-(D/E)XK nuclease-like domain-containing protein has translation MTTLNDENYYEKQWEFMSASQYKSFTVCEAKALAELTGEIPKENTEAFLVGNYVHSAFEGDEAHEQFKKDHEPEMLTKQGKLRAAFIVAEEMVQRLKKDTFFNNLYQGEKEVIITGKLHGEHWKGKIDCLNIEQGYFVDIKTTADIHKKIWSENRRVWIPFVEAYGYYEQMAIYKNLLEQKYKKEFTPYIIAVSKQSPCDLEAIEIREELLVVSLNNIKGNLERVSGVKNGEIKPRMCGKCDYCRGHKELSGFVSSEELIS, from the coding sequence ATGACAACTTTGAATGATGAAAATTATTATGAGAAACAATGGGAGTTCATGTCCGCATCACAGTATAAAAGCTTCACAGTGTGCGAAGCAAAAGCGTTAGCAGAATTGACTGGTGAAATACCTAAAGAGAACACAGAAGCCTTTTTAGTCGGTAACTATGTCCACTCAGCATTTGAAGGTGATGAAGCACACGAGCAATTTAAAAAAGATCACGAACCCGAAATGTTAACGAAGCAAGGGAAGTTAAGAGCAGCTTTTATTGTAGCAGAAGAGATGGTGCAACGACTGAAAAAAGATACTTTTTTTAACAATCTATATCAAGGTGAGAAAGAAGTTATCATCACTGGAAAATTGCACGGAGAACATTGGAAAGGGAAAATCGACTGCTTAAATATTGAACAAGGGTATTTTGTAGATATAAAAACTACTGCAGATATTCATAAGAAAATTTGGTCTGAAAATCGTAGAGTTTGGATACCTTTTGTTGAAGCCTATGGCTACTACGAACAAATGGCCATTTATAAGAATCTTTTGGAGCAGAAATACAAAAAAGAATTCACACCATATATTATCGCGGTCAGCAAACAATCCCCTTGTGATTTAGAAGCAATCGAAATTAGGGAAGAGTTACTTGTTGTATCGTTGAATAACATCAAAGGGAATTTAGAACGAGTTTCAGGTGTAAAGAATGGTGAAATAAAACCTAGAATGTGCGGAAAATGTGATTATTGCAGGGGGCATAAAGAATTATCTGGGTTTGTATCTTCAGAAGAATTAATTAGTTAG
- a CDS encoding class I SAM-dependent methyltransferase, with product MFWYDKQNKDVLYMDNRQLDDTLCDGRALKVEPDVIADFRQMPFEDNRFYHVVFDPPHLVKAGENSWLAKKYGKLDESTWPSDIKQGFDECMRVLKPNGTLVFKWNEDQIKLSEILKVIDCEPLYGNKRAKTHWIVFMKPTN from the coding sequence ATGTTTTGGTACGACAAACAGAATAAAGATGTCCTGTACATGGATAACCGACAACTTGATGACACTCTCTGTGATGGTCGAGCGTTAAAGGTTGAACCTGATGTGATAGCAGACTTTAGACAGATGCCATTTGAGGATAATAGATTTTATCATGTGGTATTTGATCCACCGCATTTAGTAAAAGCAGGCGAAAATAGTTGGTTGGCCAAGAAATACGGAAAGCTTGATGAATCAACTTGGCCAAGCGATATCAAACAGGGATTTGATGAATGTATGAGAGTTCTTAAGCCTAACGGAACGCTAGTCTTCAAGTGGAATGAAGATCAAATTAAACTATCAGAAATTCTAAAAGTGATTGACTGCGAACCCTTATACGGTAACAAAAGAGCTAAAACTCATTGGATTGTATTTATGAAACCCACCAACTAA
- a CDS encoding LexA family protein: protein MRSNDEIMDILDQLKEEKHLSISEIARRVNMAKSAVSRYFNRTREFPLNRVDDFARAFSVKPEYLLGIDFSKPSNLVFIEKIVQVPVLGEIAAGKPIIADQNIEQYIPMVASSLPSGDIVALDIRGDSMSPGIPNGSQVLIRLQPEVEDGEVAAVQLNGDTEATLKRVKRQNGIMLLIADNPNYQPIIVTSDMPARIIGKAVQVIYNL, encoded by the coding sequence ATGAGATCAAATGATGAAATAATGGATATCTTAGACCAACTAAAAGAAGAGAAACATCTATCTATTAGCGAAATTGCTCGCCGTGTAAATATGGCGAAATCAGCTGTGTCTAGATATTTTAATAGGACAAGAGAATTTCCTTTAAATAGAGTTGATGACTTCGCTAGAGCATTTAGTGTTAAACCAGAATATCTTTTGGGAATCGATTTCAGTAAGCCATCTAATCTTGTTTTTATAGAGAAGATAGTACAAGTTCCTGTTTTGGGTGAAATAGCTGCTGGAAAACCAATTATTGCAGATCAAAATATTGAACAATATATTCCAATGGTAGCATCCAGTCTCCCTTCTGGTGATATTGTTGCTTTAGATATTCGCGGTGATAGTATGAGCCCTGGAATCCCTAATGGCTCTCAAGTGTTAATAAGATTGCAACCCGAAGTAGAAGATGGAGAAGTAGCTGCTGTTCAGTTGAATGGAGATACAGAAGCAACACTAAAAAGAGTAAAAAGACAAAATGGAATTATGCTTCTGATTGCTGACAACCCTAATTATCAGCCTATCATCGTTACTTCTGATATGCCTGCTAGAATTATAGGAAAAGCCGTACAAGTGATTTACAATTTATAG
- a CDS encoding DUF1642 domain-containing protein, with product MEKIEKLIDEKINDWDDCLNRHYAGEIQNSDVLIRAALSDMEQLKSSLPKPVEVPEFVVKWYELHKRDLEQEIFDLHVDLYQKNLGDRTEFEKWASFTENNPIETLIRMKDGYKVKKEPLYYMPVPCLDETYYVINESGMDVAYGIGDKFMGSELDKYFPDIKKLAVPVEEDAE from the coding sequence ATGGAAAAGATTGAGAAATTGATAGATGAAAAGATCAATGATTGGGATGATTGCTTAAACCGTCATTATGCTGGTGAGATACAGAATTCGGATGTATTAATCAGAGCTGCTTTATCGGATATGGAACAGCTCAAATCATCACTACCCAAACCAGTTGAGGTGCCGGAGTTTGTGGTGAAATGGTATGAACTCCATAAACGAGATTTAGAGCAGGAGATTTTTGACTTACATGTAGATTTGTATCAAAAAAATCTTGGCGATCGTACAGAGTTTGAAAAATGGGCTTCTTTTACCGAGAACAACCCAATCGAAACACTGATCCGCATGAAAGACGGCTACAAAGTGAAAAAAGAGCCGTTGTATTATATGCCAGTGCCGTGTCTTGATGAGACGTATTATGTGATTAATGAGAGTGGCATGGATGTCGCTTATGGTATAGGAGATAAATTTATGGGAAGTGAATTAGATAAATATTTTCCGGATATCAAGAAACTTGCTGTACCAGTGGAGGAGGATGCGGAATGA
- a CDS encoding YopX family protein — MNKPKFRAWDKERGMMKCHGLFQGCTIAQLYNDDYQNYMRFLDEIILMQYTGLKDKNGVEIYEGDVVRQVAGEYSYIGAVEKDCYQFYIDGIDPLDAYSFDDVADTSNCTADLEVIGNIHENPELLSGVE; from the coding sequence ATGAATAAACCGAAGTTTCGGGCGTGGGATAAGGAACGAGGAATGATGAAATGTCACGGATTGTTTCAAGGGTGTACTATAGCCCAATTATACAATGATGATTATCAAAATTACATGAGGTTTTTGGATGAGATCATCCTCATGCAATACACCGGACTAAAAGACAAGAACGGTGTTGAGATTTATGAGGGGGATGTGGTTAGGCAAGTGGCTGGCGAATATAGTTATATCGGTGCTGTAGAAAAAGACTGTTATCAATTTTATATTGATGGTATTGATCCACTTGATGCTTACAGTTTTGATGATGTAGCAGATACCAGTAATTGTACTGCGGATTTGGAAGTCATCGGAAACATCCACGAAAACCCAGAACTACTAAGTGGGGTGGAGTAA
- a CDS encoding tyrosine-type recombinase/integrase — MWMEKTYDGKFKYRERYTDPYTEKYRTVSVTLLSNSRQAQNKAQRYLNEEIRKRLSIKIEGSDTFKNVLEEWLEKYKHTVKETTYWRNEWNVKLIRRFLKDDIIVKNIDTPLIQQGLDKLYYEDNYSLSTVKNCKSLIRIILEHARKKNLIEHNPVNDVTIHQKAMKYEDLEKIENKYLEKDELKKILFIQRNLFKSKRFADLAEFMALTGVRFGEAIALDYSCLDANILNIDGTLDYTTKGTPELHKTLPKTAAAIRKVELNQRAVDILNECKLENNLNISKRFTDKGFFFSSLLGNPIAICNFNDSLKRAAKHAGVDKNLSSHILRHTHISMLAEKRIPIKAIMERVGHTDAEITTRIYTHVTEEMKRDIIEALEEIEL; from the coding sequence ATGTGGATGGAAAAAACATATGACGGTAAATTTAAGTATCGGGAAAGATACACTGACCCTTACACAGAAAAATACCGTACTGTATCAGTTACGCTTTTGAGTAATTCAAGACAAGCTCAGAATAAGGCTCAACGATACTTAAATGAGGAAATACGCAAACGGCTATCTATTAAAATAGAAGGATCGGACACCTTTAAAAATGTCCTTGAAGAATGGCTGGAAAAATACAAACATACCGTCAAAGAAACAACATACTGGCGCAACGAATGGAATGTGAAGCTCATTCGCAGATTCCTGAAAGACGATATAATTGTGAAAAATATTGATACCCCACTGATCCAACAGGGATTAGATAAACTATACTATGAAGATAATTACTCACTTTCCACTGTGAAAAATTGTAAATCGCTTATCAGAATTATTTTGGAGCATGCACGAAAGAAAAACTTGATCGAACACAACCCAGTCAATGACGTAACCATTCACCAGAAAGCAATGAAATATGAAGACTTAGAAAAAATTGAAAACAAATATCTGGAAAAGGATGAACTGAAAAAAATACTCTTTATTCAGCGTAACTTATTTAAAAGCAAACGGTTTGCTGATTTGGCTGAGTTCATGGCACTCACTGGCGTAAGGTTTGGAGAAGCTATTGCCTTAGATTATTCATGTTTAGATGCTAATATATTGAATATTGATGGAACACTGGACTATACAACAAAAGGGACCCCTGAGCTGCACAAAACGTTGCCAAAGACTGCTGCAGCCATCAGAAAAGTAGAATTGAACCAGCGTGCTGTGGATATATTGAATGAATGCAAACTGGAAAACAATCTGAACATTTCCAAGCGCTTCACTGATAAAGGTTTCTTTTTCTCAAGTCTTCTTGGCAACCCTATAGCAATATGTAATTTTAATGATTCATTGAAACGCGCTGCGAAGCATGCTGGCGTTGATAAAAACCTATCTTCCCACATTCTCCGGCACACTCATATCTCAATGCTGGCTGAAAAGAGAATACCTATAAAGGCCATCATGGAACGGGTAGGTCATACCGATGCAGAAATAACAACAAGAATTTATACCCATGTTACTGAAGAAATGAAAAGGGACATTATAGAAGCCCTCGAAGAAATCGAACTATAA
- a CDS encoding helix-turn-helix domain-containing protein codes for MTLDLKRLKAERIAKGFTQDEMAEKMGWHTRTPYAKRENGIVSIGANELVRMASILGYESDNLGIFFTSVVPEKERKMA; via the coding sequence ATGACATTAGATTTAAAAAGGCTTAAAGCTGAACGGATAGCAAAAGGATTTACGCAAGATGAAATGGCTGAGAAGATGGGATGGCATACTAGAACGCCGTATGCTAAAAGAGAGAACGGTATTGTTTCTATAGGAGCTAACGAACTGGTGAGAATGGCAAGTATTTTGGGGTATGAAAGCGATAACCTAGGAATTTTTTTTACCAGTGTCGTTCCCGAAAAAGAACGAAAAATGGCTTGA
- a CDS encoding DEAD/DEAH box helicase family protein encodes MNDVRDNPQVAIRSGQGVGKTSIEAIIILWYLVCFPNAKVICTAPTMQQLNDVLWAEVAKWLNASKIKNILKWTKTKVYMIGNEERWFATARTATKPENMQGFHEDYMLFVVDEASGIDDNIMEAILGTLTGEHNKIIMMANPTKTSGIFYDAFHKDRADWKTRKVSSLDSSRTNKKNIERLIRRYGPDSDVVRVRVYGDFPLGEPNAWISLSAVEAAINRELPEEYELINLKENLYDIPDHAPIDLGLDVARFGDDETVLAIRLGAICLPLKSFQGQNLMKTVGMTMKEANKLHEQYPTHNIRIKLDDTGVGGGVTDRLREIICEEDLEWLSVHPINFASKGNKEYDGIISLMYGKFKDDYLNDIILPKDDDLMGQLSIRRYSLTSKGKVLIERKKEMKKRGLPSPDRAEAVIMTFYEPPVIGMQFMKGGI; translated from the coding sequence TTGAACGATGTACGTGACAATCCACAGGTAGCAATCAGGTCTGGTCAAGGTGTTGGTAAAACATCTATCGAGGCAATTATTATTCTGTGGTATCTTGTCTGTTTCCCGAATGCCAAAGTTATTTGTACAGCCCCGACGATGCAACAGTTAAACGATGTGCTTTGGGCTGAGGTTGCTAAATGGTTAAACGCTTCTAAAATTAAGAATATTCTCAAGTGGACGAAAACCAAAGTCTATATGATCGGCAATGAAGAACGTTGGTTTGCAACGGCACGGACAGCAACAAAGCCTGAAAATATGCAAGGGTTTCACGAAGATTACATGTTATTCGTCGTTGATGAGGCTTCGGGTATTGATGATAACATCATGGAAGCCATTCTAGGAACGCTGACTGGTGAACACAATAAAATCATCATGATGGCCAACCCAACAAAAACAAGCGGAATTTTTTACGATGCCTTTCATAAGGATCGCGCAGATTGGAAAACGAGAAAAGTTTCGTCTCTCGACAGCAGCCGAACTAATAAGAAAAATATTGAACGACTAATTCGTCGTTATGGTCCAGATAGTGACGTTGTAAGAGTCCGTGTTTATGGTGATTTTCCTCTTGGTGAGCCAAATGCTTGGATTTCGTTGTCAGCAGTAGAAGCGGCAATCAATCGAGAGCTGCCGGAAGAATATGAACTAATTAATTTAAAAGAAAATCTATATGACATTCCTGATCACGCGCCTATTGATTTAGGATTGGATGTTGCCAGATTTGGTGATGATGAAACAGTCCTTGCTATTCGATTAGGGGCTATTTGTTTGCCGTTAAAAAGTTTTCAAGGTCAGAACCTCATGAAGACAGTAGGAATGACTATGAAAGAGGCAAATAAATTACACGAGCAATATCCAACTCATAATATCCGCATCAAACTTGATGACACTGGTGTGGGTGGAGGTGTTACTGACAGACTGAGAGAAATCATCTGCGAGGAGGATCTCGAATGGCTGTCTGTTCATCCAATCAATTTTGCTAGTAAAGGGAATAAAGAGTATGACGGAATCATTTCTTTGATGTATGGCAAGTTTAAAGATGATTATTTAAATGACATCATCTTACCCAAAGATGATGATCTGATGGGTCAATTATCAATCAGGCGTTATTCATTGACCTCAAAAGGAAAAGTTCTGATTGAACGTAAAAAAGAAATGAAAAAAAGAGGGCTTCCGTCGCCCGATAGAGCTGAGGCGGTAATCATGACATTCTACGAACCGCCGGTAATTGGTATGCAATTTATGAAAGGGGGAATTTGA